Proteins from one Doryrhamphus excisus isolate RoL2022-K1 chromosome 19, RoL_Dexc_1.0, whole genome shotgun sequence genomic window:
- the LOC131107532 gene encoding coiled-coil domain-containing protein 170-like: MESIEEHNERERLKMRLAVLEESVRSSEVESKGSQETVLRLAAELDRERRKAASSSVAADALKVELDGLKLGQSGLEVEMRTLMERLEARKRVAEASRRESLCLEKQVEELERNLQMSQRETREAKDKLLKVFTKVASLIHGDAEVTVQTEDKVDQLCSKAVSEVEARLRDVSEELIEERKQRQNVLQRAELAEQRGSELRQRLQQTEAELYAADVHQHGLRLSRHHHEEFLDRLSEAVKVDAMMADVGADMRLPLIMSRVEQLVRGEGDALMASKSLTFNLQRKSTINSKETPLRGLLRHSICYTQR, from the exons atggaAAGTATTGAAGAG CATAATGAGCGGGAGCGGTTGAAGATGAGACTAGCCGTGTTGGAGGAGAGCGTGCGGTCCAGCGAGGTGGAGTCCAAGGGAAGCCAGGAGACGGTCCTGAGGCTGGCGGCCGAGCTGGATCGGGAGAGGAGGAAGGCCGCCAGCAGCTCGGTGGCGGCGGATGCCCTCAAAGTG GAGCTGGATGGACTCAAGTTGGGGCAAAGCGGCCTGGAAGTGGAGATGCGGACACTGATGGAGAGATTGGAAGCCAGGAAGAGAGTGGCAGAGGCGTCCCGGCGGGAATCGCTGTGTTTGGAGAAGCAGGTGGAGGAGCTCGAGAGGAACCTGCAGATGAGTCAAAGAGAGACTCGGGAAGCAAAGGACAAACTTCTCAAGGTCTTCACCAAGGTGGCCTCCTTGATCCACGGAGATGCAGAAGTCACGGTCCAGACTGAAGACAAGGTAGACCAACTCTGCAGCAAG GCGGTGTCCGAGGTGGAGGCTCGACTACGTGACGTGTCAGAGGAGCTAATTGAGGAGAGGAAGCAACGTCAGAACGTCCTACAGCGAGCCGAGCTAGCCGAGCAGCGAGGTTCAGAACTGAGACAGCGTCTTCAACAAACGGAGGCGGAGCTTTATGCGGCGGACGTTCATCAACACGGCCTGCGACTGAGCCGTCATCAC CACGAGGAGTTCCTGGACAGGCTGTCGGAGGCCGTGAAGGTGGACGCCATGATGGCGGACGTGGGCGCGGACATGAGGCTGCCGCTTATTATGTCCCGGGTGGAGCAGCTGGTCAGGGGCGAAGGCGATGCGCTGATGGCGAGCAAGAGTCTGACCTTTAACCTGCAGCGTAAG TCCACAATTAATTCCAAGGAGACGCCTCTCCGTGGACTCCTGCGTCACTCGATCTGCTACAcgcagagataa